In Sulfitobacter sp. OXR-159, one DNA window encodes the following:
- the ctaA gene encoding heme A synthase, producing the protein MAEKRKLFEEVGTDQPSRAPVQTGGIDKGRGGARGPIRIWLMILFALVFVMIAVGGLTRLTDSGLSITEWRPVTGALPPMTEADWQSEFDKYKQIDEFQVQNSWMELSDFKSIYWWEWGHRQLGRVIGLVWVLGFLYFLLRRQIPVGWNKRLLFIGALGGAQGAIGWWMVASGVTSGQGVTDVASYRLATHLGLAFVILGFITWYVLLLGRSERDLIQARRAKEAKQFGMATGLLHFAALQILLGALVAGIDAGRYFVDWPLMQGQFFPPEAFDITPTWRNFFENPGLVQFMHRMAGYLLFAFGVVVWLRGRRSAHARTRFAFNAVMAALALQVVLGITTVLYAAPVHLALAHQALAVLLWVLILRARFHAAYPVATSLRG; encoded by the coding sequence ATGGCGGAAAAACGCAAACTTTTCGAAGAGGTCGGCACCGACCAACCCAGCCGTGCCCCGGTGCAAACCGGCGGCATCGACAAGGGCCGTGGCGGCGCACGCGGCCCGATCCGGATTTGGCTGATGATCCTCTTCGCGCTGGTCTTTGTCATGATCGCCGTGGGCGGGCTGACGCGGCTGACCGACTCTGGGCTCAGCATCACCGAATGGCGCCCCGTCACTGGCGCTCTGCCCCCGATGACTGAGGCCGACTGGCAGTCTGAGTTCGATAAATACAAGCAGATCGACGAGTTTCAGGTCCAGAACTCTTGGATGGAACTCTCTGATTTTAAAAGCATCTATTGGTGGGAATGGGGGCATCGGCAACTTGGCCGGGTGATTGGCCTCGTCTGGGTTTTGGGCTTTCTCTACTTCCTGCTTCGGCGTCAAATTCCGGTGGGCTGGAACAAGCGCCTGCTTTTTATCGGCGCATTGGGCGGCGCGCAGGGGGCGATTGGCTGGTGGATGGTCGCCTCGGGGGTGACCAGCGGGCAGGGGGTGACGGATGTGGCCTCTTACCGTTTGGCGACCCATCTCGGCCTCGCCTTTGTCATCCTCGGATTTATCACATGGTATGTGCTCTTGTTGGGCCGCAGCGAACGCGACCTGATTCAGGCCCGCCGCGCCAAGGAGGCCAAGCAGTTCGGCATGGCCACGGGGTTGTTGCATTTCGCAGCGTTGCAGATCCTACTGGGTGCCTTGGTCGCGGGCATTGATGCAGGGCGCTATTTCGTCGATTGGCCGCTGATGCAGGGGCAGTTCTTCCCGCCAGAGGCTTTCGATATCACGCCCACATGGCGCAACTTCTTTGAAAACCCCGGGCTGGTGCAATTCATGCACCGAATGGCGGGCTATCTGCTCTTTGCATTCGGCGTGGTCGTCTGGCTGCGCGGTCGCCGCTCGGCCCATGCGCGGACGCGATTTGCGTTTAATGCGGTGATGGCGGCGCTGGCCTTGCAGGTGGTTCTGGGCATCACCACGGTGCTTTATGCCGCTCCGGTGCATCTGGCGCTGGCGCATCAGGCGTTGGCCGTTCTGCTCTGGGTGTTGATCCTGCGGGCGCGTTTTCATGCGGCCTATCCCGTCGCCACATCGCTGAGAGGCTGA
- a CDS encoding carboxypeptidase M32 gives MTAYDELMAFQRETEALAQVAGRLGWDQETVMPRGAAPQRGEEMAAMESVLHARRIDPRIADWLGRIETAGLDAVGQANLRHIKRDVDRATRVPADLAARIARVTSAAQGTWAEARAADDFAAFAPTLKEVIALKREEGAALAEGRDIGIYDAMLEDYEPGTTAADLEAMFGALRPKLAELRAAVREAEAPPVLEGVFDEAAQMTLTAKLARRFGYDLATGRIDKAVHPFSSGSGLDVRITTRTNALDPFNCFYSTVHEVGHAAYEQGIDSAYLLTPLGRGVSMGVHESQSRIYENQIGRSRAFTGWLYGEMTAVYGDFGVPDAETFYSIVNRVSDGFIRTEADELQYNIHVLLRFDLERALMSGDLQVDGLEAAWNDRFEADFGYAVDRPSNGVLQDVHWSVGLLGYFPTYSLGNVYAGCLHEALRKAVPDLDDALARGDTSTATAWLRENVQQHGGLYEPREVIARACGKPPTEAPLLTYLENKFKDLYNI, from the coding sequence ATGACTGCATATGACGAATTGATGGCCTTTCAGCGCGAAACAGAAGCGTTGGCGCAGGTCGCGGGGCGGCTCGGCTGGGACCAAGAAACGGTCATGCCCCGCGGCGCCGCGCCCCAGCGGGGCGAGGAGATGGCGGCGATGGAAAGCGTGCTGCACGCCCGCCGCATCGACCCGCGTATCGCCGATTGGTTGGGCCGTATCGAAACGGCGGGTCTGGACGCGGTGGGGCAGGCCAATCTGCGCCACATCAAACGCGATGTTGACCGAGCGACCCGTGTTCCCGCCGATTTGGCGGCGCGGATCGCCCGTGTCACCTCCGCCGCCCAAGGCACATGGGCCGAGGCCCGTGCCGCCGACGATTTCGCGGCCTTCGCTCCTACCTTGAAAGAAGTGATCGCCCTCAAACGGGAAGAGGGGGCTGCGCTGGCCGAGGGGCGCGATATCGGTATCTACGACGCGATGCTAGAAGACTATGAGCCCGGCACCACAGCGGCGGACCTCGAAGCCATGTTCGGCGCGCTGCGCCCAAAGTTGGCCGAACTGCGCGCCGCCGTGCGGGAGGCCGAAGCGCCACCGGTGCTGGAAGGGGTTTTCGACGAAGCGGCGCAGATGACCCTGACCGCCAAACTGGCGCGGCGCTTTGGCTATGATCTGGCCACCGGGCGGATCGACAAGGCGGTGCATCCTTTCTCATCGGGCTCGGGTTTGGACGTCCGGATCACCACAAGGACTAATGCGCTTGACCCGTTCAACTGCTTTTATTCGACAGTGCATGAGGTTGGCCACGCCGCCTATGAACAGGGAATCGACAGCGCCTACCTGCTGACCCCGCTGGGGCGCGGGGTGTCGATGGGGGTGCATGAAAGCCAGAGCCGAATCTATGAGAATCAAATTGGCCGCAGCCGCGCCTTCACCGGATGGCTCTACGGCGAGATGACGGCTGTCTACGGCGACTTTGGCGTGCCGGATGCCGAGACATTTTACAGCATCGTCAACCGCGTGTCGGATGGCTTCATTCGGACCGAGGCTGACGAGCTGCAATATAACATTCACGTCCTGCTGCGGTTCGACCTTGAACGTGCGCTGATGTCGGGCGATCTGCAGGTCGACGGGTTGGAGGCCGCATGGAACGATCGGTTCGAGGCCGATTTCGGCTACGCGGTTGACCGTCCCTCAAACGGGGTCTTGCAGGATGTCCATTGGTCGGTCGGGCTATTGGGGTATTTCCCAACCTACAGCCTCGGCAATGTCTATGCGGGATGCCTTCATGAGGCACTGCGGAAAGCGGTACCTGATCTTGATGACGCCTTGGCAAGAGGAGATACAAGCACGGCCACCGCATGGCTTCGCGAGAACGTGCAGCAGCACGGCGGGCTCTACGAGCCGCGAGAGGTGATCGCGCGGGCTTGCGGAAAGCCGCCGACGGAGGCGCCTTTGCTGACTTATCTGGAGAATAAGTTCAAAGATTTGTACAATATTTAA
- the gyrA gene encoding DNA gyrase subunit A, with translation MTDTPDTPENADEKPIFHGPSVTIEHEMRTSYLDYAMSVIVSRAIPDLRDGLKPVHRRILYAMHETGNTHEKAYRKSARPVGDVMGQYHPHGDSAIYDALVRMAQDFSMSLPLLDGQGNFGSMDGDNPAAMRYTEVRMDKPAAYLLADIDKETVDFQDNYDGKQQEPTVLPARFPNMLVNGAGGIAVGMATNIPPHNLGEVIDACLALIDDPDLTSEQLIDYVPGPDFPTGGIMLGRSGARKAYLEGRGSVVIRAKTRVEEIRKDRWAIVIDEIPYQVNKASMIEKIAEQVRDKKIEGISHVQDESDRNGVRVVVELKRDATAEVVMNQLYRFTPMQTYFGCNMLALNGGRPEQLTLRKFLSYFIDFREEVVARRTAYLLRKARERSHILCGLAVAVTNIDEVVATIRASADAAEAREKLMTRRWPAEDILPYIALIDDPTHTANDDGTYNLSEAQARAILELRLQRLTQIGVKEVTDELEELAGKIKEYLEILGSRERILGIISDELREVREQFAVPRRTEIVDWSGDMDDEDLIAREDMVVTVTSGGYIKRTPLADFRAQRRGGKGVSGMQTKEEDVVTNLFVANTHTQLLFFTTDGMVYKLKTWRLPQGARTAKGKAIVNILPIPTGVSIAAIMPVDRDEKDWDDLQVIFATSAGTVRRNKLSDFTNVKSNGKIAMKFEGEHEGTTLINARIASNDDDVMLVTDAGRAIRFPATDVRVFNSRNSVGVRGIRLGEGDNLVSMSVIRHFEASSEERVAYLKQRRLMAGLTDDESSDDEEEQVQAGQLSTERYAEMSAAEDLILTITAKGAGKVSSAHDYPVRGRGGMGVTAWTKAMAHGPIVACFPVEMSDQVMLATSKGQSIRVPVEGISFRSRSAGGVKVFSTGKNEEVVSVAWIADQGNEEEEGEADEGSSAAE, from the coding sequence GTGACCGATACGCCGGATACCCCTGAAAACGCAGACGAAAAGCCCATCTTTCACGGGCCGTCGGTGACCATCGAACACGAGATGCGCACGTCCTATCTGGACTACGCGATGAGCGTGATCGTCAGCCGCGCGATTCCCGATCTCCGCGATGGCCTGAAACCGGTGCACCGCCGCATCCTTTATGCGATGCATGAGACCGGCAACACGCATGAGAAAGCCTACCGCAAATCTGCCCGTCCGGTGGGCGATGTCATGGGCCAGTACCACCCGCATGGCGATAGTGCGATTTACGACGCGCTGGTGCGGATGGCGCAGGATTTCTCCATGTCGCTGCCGCTCTTGGACGGTCAGGGCAACTTCGGCTCGATGGACGGGGATAACCCGGCAGCGATGCGCTACACCGAGGTGCGCATGGACAAGCCTGCCGCCTATCTTTTGGCGGACATCGACAAGGAAACCGTTGATTTCCAAGACAACTATGATGGCAAGCAGCAGGAACCGACTGTCCTGCCCGCGCGCTTTCCCAACATGCTGGTCAATGGCGCGGGCGGTATCGCCGTCGGCATGGCAACCAACATCCCGCCGCACAACCTTGGTGAGGTGATCGACGCTTGCCTCGCGCTGATTGACGACCCGGACCTCACCTCTGAGCAGTTGATCGACTACGTCCCCGGCCCCGATTTCCCGACAGGCGGCATTATGCTGGGGCGTTCCGGCGCGCGCAAAGCCTACCTTGAGGGGCGTGGCAGCGTGGTGATCCGCGCCAAAACGCGGGTCGAAGAAATCCGCAAAGACCGCTGGGCCATCGTCATCGACGAGATCCCCTATCAGGTTAACAAGGCCTCGATGATCGAAAAGATCGCCGAGCAGGTCCGTGACAAGAAAATCGAGGGCATTTCCCACGTTCAAGACGAAAGCGACCGCAACGGCGTGCGCGTGGTGGTCGAATTGAAACGCGACGCGACTGCCGAAGTGGTAATGAACCAGCTTTACCGTTTCACGCCGATGCAGACCTATTTCGGCTGCAACATGCTGGCCCTGAACGGGGGCCGCCCCGAGCAACTGACGCTGCGCAAGTTCCTCAGCTACTTCATTGACTTCCGCGAAGAAGTTGTCGCCCGCCGCACCGCCTATCTGCTGCGCAAGGCACGTGAACGCAGCCACATCCTTTGTGGTTTGGCCGTGGCCGTCACCAACATCGACGAGGTTGTCGCCACCATCCGCGCCTCTGCCGACGCGGCCGAGGCACGCGAAAAGCTGATGACCCGCCGCTGGCCCGCCGAAGACATCTTGCCCTATATCGCGTTGATCGACGATCCGACCCATACCGCGAATGACGATGGCACCTATAACCTTTCCGAGGCGCAGGCCCGCGCGATCCTTGAACTGCGTTTGCAGCGCCTGACCCAGATCGGCGTCAAGGAAGTCACCGACGAGCTGGAAGAGTTGGCCGGTAAGATTAAGGAATATCTCGAAATTCTCGGCTCCCGTGAGCGCATCCTCGGCATCATCTCGGACGAGCTGCGCGAGGTGCGCGAGCAATTCGCCGTGCCGCGCCGGACAGAGATCGTCGACTGGTCGGGCGACATGGACGACGAAGACCTCATTGCGCGCGAGGACATGGTCGTGACCGTGACTTCCGGCGGCTACATCAAACGCACGCCGCTGGCCGACTTCCGCGCGCAGCGCCGGGGCGGCAAGGGTGTTTCGGGCATGCAGACCAAGGAAGAGGATGTTGTCACCAACCTCTTCGTTGCCAATACCCATACGCAGCTTTTGTTCTTCACCACCGATGGCATGGTTTACAAGCTGAAGACATGGCGCCTTCCACAGGGGGCCCGCACCGCCAAGGGCAAGGCCATCGTGAACATTCTGCCCATACCCACCGGGGTCTCCATCGCCGCGATTATGCCCGTGGACCGGGATGAGAAGGATTGGGACGACCTACAGGTGATCTTTGCCACCTCCGCCGGGACCGTGCGGCGCAACAAGCTGTCGGATTTCACCAATGTGAAGTCCAACGGCAAGATCGCGATGAAGTTCGAAGGCGAACACGAGGGCACCACGCTGATCAACGCGCGCATCGCCTCGAACGACGATGACGTGATGCTGGTCACCGACGCAGGCCGGGCAATCCGCTTCCCGGCGACCGACGTGCGGGTCTTCAACTCGCGCAACTCCGTCGGTGTGCGCGGCATCCGTTTGGGTGAAGGAGATAACCTCGTCTCCATGTCCGTGATCCGGCATTTCGAGGCAAGCTCGGAAGAACGTGTCGCCTATCTTAAACAGCGCCGCTTGATGGCCGGGCTGACCGATGACGAAAGCAGCGACGACGAGGAAGAGCAGGTACAAGCCGGGCAGCTCAGCACCGAACGCTATGCGGAAATGTCGGCAGCCGAAGATCTGATCCTGACGATCACCGCAAAGGGCGCGGGCAAGGTTTCCTCGGCTCATGATTACCCGGTCCGAGGCCGCGGCGGCATGGGTGTGACCGCTTGGACCAAGGCCATGGCCCATGGCCCTATCGTCGCCTGTTTCCCGGTGGAAATGTCCGATCAGGTGATGCTTGCAACCTCCAAAGGCCAGTCGATCCGCGTCCCGGTTGAGGGGATTTCTTTCCGCTCGCGCAGTGCAGGCGGCGTGAAGGTGTTCAGCACCGGCAAGAACGAGGAAGTCGTCAGCGTCGCTTGGATCGCCGATCAGGGCAACGAAGAGGAAGAAGGCGAAGCCGATGAAGGAAGCAGCGCCGCCGAATAA
- a CDS encoding usg protein, which translates to MPRSETEMMLKGYGLTTAEFFYHMPDYSHVLNSYIWQDYDIAPDHPRLFEFVEFWRAELDGPLHSVRFTHRKLIGPGEWQNQVGEFTLH; encoded by the coding sequence ATGCCCCGCAGTGAAACCGAAATGATGCTGAAAGGTTACGGGCTGACCACGGCAGAGTTCTTTTATCATATGCCCGACTATAGTCATGTGCTGAACAGCTATATCTGGCAGGACTACGATATCGCGCCAGACCATCCGCGTTTGTTCGAATTCGTCGAATTCTGGCGCGCGGAACTGGATGGGCCGCTGCATTCGGTCCGTTTCACCCATCGCAAGCTGATCGGTCCCGGTGAGTGGCAGAACCAAGTGGGCGAGTTCACGTTGCATTAA
- a CDS encoding radical SAM protein, with the protein MKDIAQANEGKFQNPAVTAKGEPRATVALRGAETLWFNTGTLCNIECVNCYIASSPKNDALVYITADEVRDYLDQIVERDWPVREIAFTGGEPFMNPQMIEITEASLARGYEVLILTNAMRPMMRKSVQNGLLRLRDAYPGKMTFRISVDHYRRDLHDAERGGGAFDKTLLGMEWLRDNGFRMAVAGRSIFADSDADSRAGYAAFYAEHGFDIDAQDPGMTVLFPEMDEAVEVPEITTACWGILDISPNAVMCSSSRMVVKRKGAEKPAVLACTLLPYDPEFELGTTLAEAERDVALNHPHCAKFCVLGGASCSA; encoded by the coding sequence ATGAAAGATATCGCGCAAGCAAACGAGGGCAAGTTCCAGAACCCGGCGGTGACCGCCAAGGGGGAACCACGCGCCACCGTCGCTCTGCGCGGCGCGGAGACGCTGTGGTTCAACACTGGCACCCTGTGCAATATCGAATGTGTGAACTGCTACATCGCCTCCAGCCCCAAGAATGACGCGCTGGTCTATATCACCGCCGATGAAGTGCGCGACTACCTCGACCAGATTGTCGAGCGCGACTGGCCGGTGCGCGAAATCGCCTTTACCGGGGGCGAGCCCTTCATGAACCCGCAGATGATCGAGATCACCGAAGCCTCGCTGGCGCGCGGCTATGAGGTGTTGATCCTTACTAACGCCATGCGCCCGATGATGCGCAAGTCGGTGCAAAACGGCCTGTTGCGGCTGCGCGATGCCTATCCCGGCAAGATGACCTTTCGTATCTCCGTCGACCATTACCGCCGCGATCTGCATGACGCGGAGCGCGGTGGAGGCGCTTTTGACAAGACGCTGCTGGGCATGGAATGGCTGCGCGACAATGGGTTCCGCATGGCCGTGGCGGGGCGCTCGATCTTTGCCGATAGCGATGCCGATAGCCGCGCGGGCTATGCCGCCTTTTACGCAGAGCACGGCTTTGACATCGACGCCCAAGACCCCGGCATGACCGTACTTTTCCCTGAGATGGACGAAGCCGTTGAAGTTCCAGAGATTACCACCGCCTGCTGGGGCATCTTGGATATTTCGCCAAATGCGGTGATGTGCTCCTCCTCTCGTATGGTGGTAAAACGCAAAGGCGCTGAGAAGCCTGCCGTGCTGGCCTGCACCCTGCTGCCCTACGACCCGGAGTTCGAGCTTGGCACGACCTTGGCCGAGGCGGAGCGTGATGTGGCATTGAACCACCCGCACTGTGCAAAGTTCTGTGTCTTGGGCGGGGCGAGTTGTTCGGCTTGA
- the zwf gene encoding glucose-6-phosphate dehydrogenase, with protein sequence MVSRVIPVDPFDLVIFGGTGDLARRKILPGLYRRYCAGQMPEEARIIGAARTEMDAAGYREMVAEAIEEFGGKDACDNLDAFLAKLDYVAIDARGETGWAELQDLMSGKDRIEVYYFSVAPGLFGDLAERLQQWGMAGAECRIVVEKPFGRDLESARALNATLATYFKEQQIYRIDHYLGKETVQNLMAVRFGNMLFEPLWNRQYVDHIQITVAETVGVGGRGEYYDKSGAMRDMVQNHLMQLLCLIAMEPPARFDPDAVRDEKLKVIRAIDPVLPHHLVRGQYEAEEGNEEEAPSYRDAVDNPRSRTESFVALKAHISNWRWHGTPFYLRTGKRMVARSSEITVVFKDTPHSIFAEDAGRHRNVLSIRLQPNEGITLGVTIKEPGPGGMRLVDVPLDMTFAEALGPDGGDQVDAYERLIMDVIRGNQTLFMRDDEVEAAWAWTDPIIQGWEARHDVPKPYDSGSAGPTDATEMMRRDGREWRKVSP encoded by the coding sequence ATGGTTTCGCGTGTTATCCCTGTCGACCCTTTCGATCTGGTCATCTTTGGCGGCACCGGAGATCTGGCCCGGCGCAAGATTTTGCCCGGCCTCTACCGCCGCTATTGCGCGGGCCAAATGCCCGAAGAAGCGCGGATCATCGGTGCCGCGCGGACCGAGATGGACGCCGCAGGCTACCGCGAGATGGTGGCCGAAGCGATCGAAGAGTTCGGCGGCAAGGACGCCTGCGACAACCTCGATGCCTTTCTGGCCAAGCTCGACTATGTCGCCATTGACGCACGCGGAGAGACCGGCTGGGCCGAGCTGCAAGACCTGATGTCCGGCAAGGACCGGATCGAGGTCTATTACTTCTCCGTCGCGCCCGGGCTCTTTGGCGATTTGGCTGAACGCTTGCAGCAATGGGGCATGGCGGGCGCGGAATGCCGGATCGTCGTCGAAAAACCCTTTGGCCGCGATCTGGAGAGTGCGCGCGCGCTGAACGCGACATTGGCCACCTATTTTAAAGAGCAGCAGATCTACCGCATCGATCACTATCTCGGCAAAGAGACGGTGCAAAACCTCATGGCCGTGCGTTTCGGCAATATGCTGTTCGAGCCTTTGTGGAACCGCCAATATGTCGATCACATCCAAATCACCGTGGCCGAGACTGTTGGCGTCGGCGGGCGTGGGGAATACTACGACAAATCCGGTGCCATGCGGGACATGGTTCAGAACCACCTGATGCAGCTTTTGTGCCTGATCGCGATGGAGCCGCCCGCGCGGTTTGATCCGGATGCGGTGCGCGACGAAAAGCTGAAAGTGATCCGCGCGATCGACCCGGTGTTGCCGCATCATCTGGTCCGCGGTCAGTACGAGGCCGAAGAGGGCAATGAAGAAGAGGCGCCAAGCTACCGTGACGCCGTCGACAACCCGCGCTCGCGGACCGAGAGTTTTGTGGCGCTCAAGGCCCATATCAGCAATTGGCGCTGGCATGGCACGCCGTTTTATCTGCGCACCGGCAAACGCATGGTGGCGCGATCCAGCGAAATCACTGTGGTTTTCAAGGACACGCCCCATTCGATCTTTGCCGAAGACGCAGGCCGCCACCGCAATGTGCTGTCGATCCGCCTGCAACCGAACGAAGGCATCACCCTTGGCGTGACGATCAAGGAACCGGGCCCGGGGGGCATGCGTCTGGTCGATGTGCCGCTCGACATGACCTTTGCCGAGGCGCTCGGCCCCGATGGGGGCGATCAAGTTGATGCCTATGAGCGGCTTATCATGGACGTGATCCGGGGCAACCAGACATTGTTCATGCGCGACGACGAGGTCGAGGCCGCCTGGGCCTGGACCGATCCGATCATCCAAGGCTGGGAGGCCCGTCACGACGTGCCCAAACCCTACGACAGCGGCTCTGCCGGGCCGACGGATGCGACAGAAATGATGCGGCGCGATGGCCGTGAATGGCGAAAGGTATCCCCATGA
- the pgl gene encoding 6-phosphogluconolactonase codes for MNIIEYADREMLVMNVANKLAGKLKSALSGNDRVSFAVPGGSTPGPIFEMLSATDLDWDRVDVMLTDERWVDEHDPLSNARLVREHLLNDRAAAARFIPFFRAGLSPGEGAEAVAPSLASHMPISVLLLGMGDDMHTASLFPGDPGLPDALAADAPLLCPVYPEGQPTARVTLPAHVLDGALNKHLVIFGEEKRAALERAQGLSPDEAPIAAVLDETEVYWAA; via the coding sequence ATGAACATCATCGAATATGCGGACCGCGAAATGCTGGTGATGAATGTCGCCAACAAACTGGCGGGCAAGCTGAAATCGGCGCTTTCGGGCAATGACCGCGTGTCTTTCGCGGTGCCGGGCGGCTCTACCCCCGGGCCGATCTTTGAAATGCTCAGTGCCACCGATCTGGATTGGGACCGGGTCGATGTGATGCTGACCGATGAACGCTGGGTCGATGAGCATGATCCGCTGTCGAACGCGCGTTTGGTGCGCGAGCATCTGTTGAACGACCGCGCCGCCGCGGCACGGTTCATCCCCTTTTTCCGTGCTGGTCTGTCGCCGGGCGAAGGGGCAGAGGCCGTGGCCCCCAGTCTGGCCAGCCATATGCCGATCTCTGTGCTGCTGCTTGGCATGGGCGATGACATGCATACTGCATCGCTTTTCCCCGGCGACCCCGGTCTGCCTGACGCCTTGGCCGCTGATGCGCCACTGCTGTGCCCGGTCTACCCCGAGGGGCAGCCCACCGCGCGGGTCACGCTTCCTGCGCATGTCTTGGATGGGGCGCTGAACAAACATCTCGTGATTTTCGGGGAAGAGAAACGCGCCGCCCTTGAGCGCGCGCAGGGGCTTTCCCCCGATGAGGCGCCGATCGCAGCGGTGCTGGATGAAACTGAAGTTTACTGGGCGGCATGA
- the pgi gene encoding glucose-6-phosphate isomerase yields MMSIWQDLQERQNAVADRKITALFDDPNRAEDFSLRTQHMLFDYAKTNIDADARAALLQLVENAKVTERRDAMFAGAPINETEGRAVLHTALRNLDGGPVEVAGEDVMPQVRDTLARMRSFADQVRGGDITDVVNIGIGGSDLGPAMATLALTPYHDGPRCHFVSNVDGAHIADTLRGLDAKTTLVIVASKTFTTIETMTNARTARAWMQDHGGDPAAQFAALSTADDKTAEFGIDPAQVFGFEDWVGGRYSVWGPIGLSLMIAIGPKAFDSFLRGAQDMDRHFCGAEPAENMPILLALVGIWHNQICGHATRAVLPYDQRLEMLPDYLQQLEMESNGKGVQMDGSDSPRHTGPVVWGAAGTNGQHAFYQLIHQGTRVIPCEFLVAAKGHEPDLQHHHDLLIANCLAQSEALMRGRSLEEARAIMRDAGLAGDELERQARHRVFPGNRPSTTLAYETLDPFTLGQIIALYEHRVFVEGVILGINSFDQWGVELGKELAKSLQPLVEGEVSAEGKDGSTAGLIGYIHQHRG; encoded by the coding sequence ATGATGAGCATTTGGCAAGACCTTCAAGAGCGGCAAAACGCCGTGGCGGACCGCAAGATAACCGCGCTGTTCGATGACCCGAACCGCGCCGAGGATTTCTCGCTCCGCACGCAGCACATGCTGTTTGACTACGCAAAGACCAATATTGACGCCGATGCCCGCGCGGCGCTGTTGCAGCTGGTAGAAAACGCCAAGGTCACTGAGCGTCGCGATGCGATGTTCGCGGGCGCGCCGATCAATGAAACCGAAGGCCGCGCAGTATTGCACACGGCTCTGCGCAACCTTGATGGCGGGCCGGTCGAGGTGGCGGGCGAAGATGTCATGCCGCAGGTCCGCGACACGCTGGCGCGGATGCGCAGCTTTGCCGATCAGGTGCGCGGCGGCGACATCACGGATGTGGTCAATATCGGGATCGGCGGCTCGGACCTTGGCCCCGCCATGGCAACCCTCGCACTGACGCCCTATCACGATGGGCCGCGCTGCCATTTCGTCTCCAACGTCGATGGCGCGCATATTGCCGATACGCTGCGGGGGCTGGATGCCAAGACGACTTTGGTGATCGTCGCCTCCAAGACCTTTACCACCATTGAGACCATGACCAACGCGCGCACCGCGCGGGCGTGGATGCAGGACCATGGCGGTGACCCGGCTGCGCAATTCGCAGCCCTCAGCACCGCTGATGACAAGACCGCCGAGTTTGGGATCGACCCCGCGCAGGTCTTCGGCTTTGAGGATTGGGTCGGGGGGCGTTATTCCGTCTGGGGGCCCATTGGCCTTTCGCTGATGATCGCCATTGGCCCCAAGGCCTTTGACAGCTTTCTGCGCGGCGCGCAGGATATGGACCGCCATTTCTGCGGTGCCGAACCGGCTGAGAATATGCCGATCCTTCTGGCGCTGGTGGGCATCTGGCACAACCAAATCTGCGGCCATGCCACCCGCGCGGTGCTGCCCTATGATCAACGGCTTGAGATGCTGCCCGACTACCTGCAACAGCTTGAGATGGAATCGAATGGCAAGGGCGTGCAGATGGATGGGTCTGACAGCCCGCGTCACACCGGCCCAGTGGTCTGGGGGGCGGCAGGTACCAATGGGCAGCATGCTTTCTATCAGTTGATCCACCAAGGCACCCGTGTGATTCCTTGCGAGTTTCTGGTCGCGGCCAAAGGGCATGAGCCTGACTTGCAGCATCACCACGACCTGCTGATCGCCAATTGCCTCGCCCAATCCGAAGCGCTGATGCGCGGGCGGTCATTGGAAGAAGCGCGGGCCATCATGCGCGACGCGGGGCTTGCGGGCGATGAGCTTGAGCGGCAAGCGCGCCACCGTGTTTTCCCCGGCAACCGGCCCTCAACCACGCTGGCCTATGAAACGCTCGATCCCTTCACGCTGGGCCAGATCATCGCGCTTTATGAGCATCGCGTCTTTGTCGAGGGGGTGATCCTCGGCATTAACTCGTTCGATCAATGGGGCGTGGAACTGGGCAAGGAATTGGCCAAGTCGCTCCAGCCGCTGGTCGAAGGAGAGGTCTCCGCCGAGGGTAAGGATGGCTCCACCGCCGGGTTGATCGGCTATATCCACCAACATCGCGGCTAG